In one window of Microaerobacter geothermalis DNA:
- a CDS encoding Hsp20/alpha crystallin family protein, giving the protein MALVPYDPFSQFANMRKEFDRFFSNFPSVFGTEQNLGGIRVDIYETESEVVATCDIPGLEKKEDVNIDIENNTLSISGSINRTNETKEENMYRKERYVGRFHRSISLPSPVSPEGVKASYKNGVLEVKMPKLMKDNRKRIDVEFH; this is encoded by the coding sequence ATGGCATTGGTACCGTATGATCCATTTAGTCAATTTGCTAATATGAGAAAGGAGTTTGACCGTTTTTTCTCCAATTTTCCTTCTGTTTTTGGAACTGAACAAAATTTAGGTGGAATAAGAGTAGATATATATGAAACAGAAAGTGAAGTAGTGGCTACTTGTGATATTCCAGGACTTGAAAAGAAAGAAGATGTGAATATTGATATTGAAAATAATACTTTAAGTATCAGTGGTTCTATCAATAGAACAAATGAAACAAAAGAAGAAAATATGTATAGAAAAGAACGTTATGTAGGTCGTTTTCACAGATCTATTTCACTTCCAAGCCCTGTATCGCCTGAAGGGGTAAAAGCTTCATATAAGAATGGGGTTCTTGAAGTGAAAATGCCTAAATTAATGAAAGATAATAGAAAAAGGATTGACGTGGAATTTCATTAA